In Nitrospirota bacterium, the DNA window GCGGCGCTCCGCATACGCGATCGCGGCGGCGAGGCTTCGCACGTTGTGCGACCCGACGGCCGGCCGGATCGCCGGCGCGTGGTCGAACACCAGGCGCACGAGCCGCTCGAACTGCTCGTCGGTGGCGGCCTTATCCGTGAGCACCGGGACGGGCCAGCCCCGTTGCCCGGCCGTGATCAGCTCCGCGTCCCAGTACGCACCCTTGACCAGGCGGATCGTCAGCGGCGGCCGCCGATCCGCAGCCCAGCGGATTACGGAGCGCACATCAGGTTCCGCGTCGCGAAGATACGCCTGGATCACGAGCCCGGCGTGCGCGTGGGCCCCTTCGCCGTGTTCGAACAGTCTTTGGCAGAGCGCCAACAGCAGGTCCTTGAGGCCGTACTGCTCCATGTCGATGTGAACGTGCGCGCCCACCGCGTGCGCCTGGGTCAGGATGGGACCAAGGCGCGCCGCCAACCGGTTGAGGCTACCGTCCCAGTCCGCGGGATCGATTTGTGAATCGAGCGAAGACGCTTTGACCGACACGTCCACCGCGGGTACGCCGGCCAGCGGATGGGAGCCGGCGTGAGGAGGCCCCTTGCGCGCGGTCTCGGCGGCTTCCGCGATCAAGCGGCCGTATTGTTCCCGATAGGCATCGGCTTCGGGTTCGCTGACGCTGGCTTCGCCCAGCAAGGCAATGGTTGCGCCCTGTCCGCGACGCCAGATGGCCGACAAAGCCTTCCCGGTGTGGTCGATCGAATCCGCCGCGATGAAGAGCGAGGCCAGGGCTTTGACCTGACGCTGGAGCGTGCGGCCCGCGACGCGACCGGCCACGGAGGAGGAATCGAGGTGCTTGACCCCCCACTCAAAGACCGGGGGAAGACGAATGCCTTCAACGTACTCGCCAAACAGCGCGGCCGCGTCGCCGGCGTTGGTGAGGGTGGGCAGCACGTCGACGAACCGAAACAAGGCGACCTTAAACGCCTCGTCGTGAATCGCCCACTCCATGACGCGCCCGGCCCAGCGCGCGGTGTCGAACAGCGAGGCCCGTTGCTCGCCGACCCGATCAAGGATCTCGCGACCGATCCGTTGGATGTCGGGTTCGAGATCCGGGGGTGTCATGGGATCAGGGGTCCCGGGATCAGCGATCCTGCGCCAGGAACGTGCGGTACCACAGGGTGGCGAGCAGGGTCTTGCTGTCCACGATCTCGCCGCGGCGGACCCGATCGAGCAATTCGACGAACGGCATGGTGACGACTTCGAGAAACTCGGTGCCGTCCGGGTGTTCGTGGGGGGCGGGCTGCAGGTCGCGCCCCAGGAAAACCTCGATGCGTCCGGTCGAGAATCCCACGGAGTGATAGTACCCGAAGAGCGGGTCGAGGCGACCCGGCGCCAGGCCGATCTCTTCCGCGCATTCCCGACGCGCGGTCTGCGCCGGGTCCTCCCCCGGTTCGAGAATCCCCGCGGGAATTTCGAGGATCGGGCGCTCGATGGCGGTCCGGTATTGCCGGACCAGATACACGGTTCCGGTGTCGGTCACGGGGAGCACGCCCACCGCGTTCGGCGGAACCACGACCTCGCGCTTCGCCTCGCGCCCGTCGGGGAGGCGCACCGTGCGTTCCTCGGCGCGGAGGTAGTGACCTTGGTACACCGGGCGTGTGGCGATGAGGGTTTCGTGCAGCTCCACGCTCATCCTCGCTCCGCGGGCATACTCGACGATCGCGAAACCATCGCCCGAGGCGTCCGCCGGGTTCGATCGGCCGTCAGGAGGTGGAGCGCCAAGCCGAGGCCGATGAGCGGCAAGGCGATCCAAACGCGGGGACCGACCGTCTCGTGACCGAGCCACGCGCCCAACCCCACCGCGACGATCGGATTGACCAGCGCGTAACTCGCGACGCGGTGAGCGGGTTCCACGGTCAACAGCCACGCGAACGCGGTGAACGCCACGGTGGATCCGAACACGGTGAGGTACCACATCGCCCACCACGAACGCGCTCCGACCGACGTGACGGTCGACGGCGTGATCTCGCCCATCACCGCGCCGAGGATCAAGAACGCGGCTCCGCCCGCGAGCATCTGGATGGAGGATGTGAGCAACACGTCGCGCGGGAGGTCGACCACGTGCGAGGCGCTGCTCGCTCCCGACCAGCAACACGCGGCCAAGAGCAGCAGCGCGATCCCGACGCCCGACGACCCGGAGGAGTCGCCGGCTGTTCCGGTGAGCACGGCGATGCCGACCACCCCGAGCATCATGCCGGTGATCTGCGGCCACGAGGCGGATCGACGGCGGACAAAGCGTTGATCCCACGCCGCGACCCACAGCGGCGTGGAAGAGATGATCAAGGCCGCCAGATGGGAATCGACCGTTTGCTCCGCCCACCCGACCAGCCCGGTGCCCCCGACCAGGAGCAAACACCCGATGAGGGCGGCGTTTCGTACTTGGACCCGGGTCGGAGCGAGCGGCGACTGACCGCGCCAGGCGGTCAC includes these proteins:
- a CDS encoding NUDIX hydrolase — encoded protein: MSVELHETLIATRPVYQGHYLRAEERTVRLPDGREAKREVVVPPNAVGVLPVTDTGTVYLVRQYRTAIERPILEIPAGILEPGEDPAQTARRECAEEIGLAPGRLDPLFGYYHSVGFSTGRIEVFLGRDLQPAPHEHPDGTEFLEVVTMPFVELLDRVRRGEIVDSKTLLATLWYRTFLAQDR
- a CDS encoding EamA family transporter, with protein sequence MTSRPAMPAPAWLILLAYLTVYLIWGSTYLAIRFGIETMPPSLLFAERFLLAGVLNFALYRAVTAWRGQSPLAPTRVQVRNAALIGCLLLVGGTGLVGWAEQTVDSHLAALIISSTPLWVAAWDQRFVRRRSASWPQITGMMLGVVGIAVLTGTAGDSSGSSGVGIALLLLAACCWSGASSASHVVDLPRDVLLTSSIQMLAGGAAFLILGAVMGEITPSTVTSVGARSWWAMWYLTVFGSTVAFTAFAWLLTVEPAHRVASYALVNPIVAVGLGAWLGHETVGPRVWIALPLIGLGLALHLLTADRTRRTPRAMVSRSSSMPAERG